One window of Campylobacter sp. RM12651 genomic DNA carries:
- the nikA gene encoding nickel ABC transporter substrate-binding protein, with protein MKKLFFVFILLISFLNSSELKVATSKNVGELNPHLYSPNEMFAQNMVYEGFVSYSQDNQIIPSLATSWEISEDGLVYTFYLRKGVKFSNGEDFNANAVKLNFDAIFANKQRHISFALVRAFDYLEVVNDYEVKLHLKHIYEPTLRELSLIRPFRFIAPSAMIDNNTKDGIKAPIGTGKWKFVDTKLGVYDKFVKNENYWGEKAKIDSIVCKIIPDPSSKVIALKTKEIDYIYTDGEISLEDFINLQKSDYQTLISKPLSTILIAQNTAKYPTNDINVRKAINMAINKDEISKYVFYGTRPKADFFYDDNVPNGKIDRSAYEYNPKKAKQLLLDNGWEFKNGFLEKDGKRLDIVISYIGINAEQKAISEVLQANLKEIGINLILQANESTIFYKRHRNGEFELIFNATWGAPYEPEIFMASMVAPAHADYMAQIGLKQKPLIDENIEKLSKTMNKDEKSKLAKEILTILHDEAVYIPIVYHTNICVASPKLKGVKTSILKYEIPFDDIEIKE; from the coding sequence ATGAAAAAATTATTTTTTGTATTTATTTTATTAATTAGTTTTTTAAATTCAAGTGAGCTAAAAGTAGCTACTTCTAAAAATGTAGGAGAACTAAATCCACATTTGTATTCTCCAAATGAAATGTTTGCTCAAAATATGGTTTATGAAGGATTTGTCTCATACTCGCAAGATAATCAAATAATACCTAGCCTAGCAACTTCATGGGAGATTAGCGAAGATGGTTTGGTATATACTTTTTATCTTAGAAAAGGAGTTAAGTTTTCTAATGGAGAAGACTTTAATGCAAATGCAGTAAAGCTTAATTTTGATGCAATTTTTGCTAATAAACAAAGGCATATTTCTTTTGCACTTGTAAGAGCTTTTGATTATCTTGAAGTGGTTAATGATTATGAAGTAAAGCTACATTTAAAACATATTTATGAACCTACTTTAAGAGAACTTAGTCTTATTCGTCCTTTTAGATTTATAGCTCCAAGTGCTATGATTGACAATAATACAAAAGATGGTATAAAAGCACCAATTGGCACAGGTAAATGGAAATTCGTTGATACTAAATTAGGCGTTTATGATAAGTTTGTTAAAAACGAAAATTATTGGGGCGAAAAAGCTAAAATTGATAGCATAGTATGTAAAATAATTCCTGATCCAAGCTCAAAAGTAATAGCTCTAAAAACAAAAGAAATTGATTATATTTATACTGATGGAGAAATTAGCTTAGAAGATTTTATAAACTTGCAAAAAAGCGATTATCAAACGCTAATCTCAAAGCCACTTAGCACTATTTTAATAGCGCAAAATACAGCAAAATATCCAACAAATGATATTAATGTAAGAAAGGCTATTAATATGGCTATTAATAAAGATGAAATTAGCAAATATGTTTTCTATGGGACAAGACCAAAGGCTGATTTTTTCTATGATGATAATGTGCCAAATGGCAAAATTGATAGAAGTGCATACGAATATAATCCTAAAAAAGCTAAGCAATTATTACTTGATAATGGTTGGGAATTTAAAAATGGCTTTTTAGAAAAAGATGGCAAAAGATTAGATATAGTGATTTCTTATATAGGCATTAACGCAGAGCAAAAGGCTATATCAGAAGTATTACAAGCGAATTTAAAAGAAATAGGAATTAATCTAATCTTACAAGCTAATGAAAGCACTATATTTTATAAAAGACATAGAAATGGGGAATTTGAATTAATCTTTAATGCTACTTGGGGAGCTCCTTATGAGCCTGAAATTTTTATGGCTTCTATGGTTGCACCAGCTCACGCTGATTATATGGCTCAAATTGGATTAAAGCAAAAACCACTAATTGATGAAAATATAGAAAAATTATCTAAAACAATGAATAAAGATGAAAAATCTAAACTAGCTAAAGAAATACTTACAATCTTACACGATGAAGCGGTATATATTCCTATTGTATATCATACAAATATATGCGTTGCAAGTCCTAAATTAAAAGGAGTTAAAACGAGTATTTTAAAATATGAAATTCCTTTTGATGATATAGAAATTAAGGAGTAG
- a CDS encoding cation diffusion facilitator family transporter translates to MTCTYQDLIHKPIKQHSNNHSCNHSHHNHSHNHSHHNSNHSQEHHDHSHTHSYDFTKNKKALLLSFIVTFVVMFAELIYGYLANSLALISDALHMITHAFALIISFIALIFINKQDSKKTYGYYRSEIIAAFINAIMIAIFTIFIIYEAIEKLLNPSKIDIKTMLIVSCFGLVANIISALLLMKADTSNLNIKSSLIHMLSDLLSSVAIIIGGIIVYYTDFYFIDSILALIIALVIAKWSISLFKQSLDILLESSFIEISEVKEFILKQDLNIKDIHDIHIHSISQDYHILTAHIILDDLNEFKSVLQKLNALLKNEFNIHHITIQPETI, encoded by the coding sequence ATGACTTGCACCTATCAAGATTTAATTCATAAACCAATAAAACAACATTCAAACAATCATTCTTGCAATCACTCACACCATAACCACTCCCATAATCATTCACACCATAATTCTAATCACTCACAAGAACATCACGACCATTCTCATACTCATTCTTATGATTTTACTAAGAATAAAAAAGCATTATTATTAAGCTTTATAGTAACTTTTGTAGTAATGTTTGCTGAATTAATTTATGGGTATTTGGCTAATTCTTTAGCATTAATTAGTGATGCACTTCATATGATAACACACGCTTTTGCATTGATAATAAGTTTTATTGCACTAATATTTATTAATAAACAAGATAGTAAAAAAACTTATGGATATTATAGAAGTGAAATAATAGCTGCTTTTATAAATGCTATTATGATAGCTATATTTACTATATTTATTATCTATGAAGCTATTGAAAAACTATTAAACCCAAGTAAAATAGATATAAAGACTATGCTTATAGTATCTTGCTTTGGACTTGTAGCAAATATAATTAGTGCTTTATTATTAATGAAAGCTGATACAAGTAATTTAAATATTAAATCAAGTCTAATTCATATGCTAAGTGATTTACTTAGTTCTGTTGCAATTATTATTGGTGGGATTATTGTTTATTACACTGATTTTTATTTTATTGATTCAATACTAGCTTTAATAATAGCTTTAGTAATTGCTAAGTGGTCTATATCATTATTTAAACAAAGCTTAGATATTTTACTTGAGAGCTCATTTATTGAGATTAGTGAAGTAAAAGAATTTATATTAAAGCAAGATTTAAATATAAAAGATATTCACGATATACACATTCATTCAATATCTCAAGATTATCATATACTAACAGCTCATATAATCTTAGATGATTTAAATGAGTTTAAAAGTGTTTTACAAAAGCTTAATGCTTTACTTAAGAATGAGTTTAATATACATCATATTACTATTCAGCCAGAAACAATATAA
- a CDS encoding BCCT family transporter yields the protein MKIKTSFLPAVFVPSIVFIVILVLLSIFLPEFTSSILNNIKTSVFTNFSWFFILSVSFFVGFMVLLALSKFGDIKLGKDDDEPSFSFFSWLSMLFATGMGVGLMYFGVAEPIIHKKSLNIDDKEALIHTLFHWGIHPWAIYGVCALAMAYFGFRYKMPLTLRSAFYPFLKDKIYGFWGNVIDILALIVTVFGISTTLGYSASSLNAGLVNIAWLSDISFSEQAIIILIVVSLSTISAISGVNKGLKILSEINLLLAFLLMIFVLVSGDLVELLSDFSSNLGLYFSNIVEFSFKTYTYNKDYISWFNSWTIFYWAWWLSWAPFVGFFIAKISRGRTIREFIFGVLIVPTSFNVLWFSVFGNSALKYNEILSNFSQSSEKLLFEFLNLLPFSQISTILALVVLVLFFITSADSGIFVLNSLASGGKEKPYKWQSILWGISLIAIAISLSYSGGLDTILSVTMIVALPFALMLVIMCASLLKGLIVDSRYFNTRVSKASVYWSGDFWEQRLDLILKQSQIKDMQEFLNELVKPAMQKICNKLSERGLKALIKEEKNKISLVIKKDLSKDFIYGVKIEKHEVNKTLLDDENLPNLSKEFEYRPITFFGDDRLGYDIKYLNEKEIIVDILKHYERYLNLLDDSSNEIFTMGYRK from the coding sequence ATGAAGATAAAAACGAGTTTTTTACCCGCTGTGTTTGTTCCAAGCATAGTATTTATTGTAATTTTAGTTTTACTAAGTATATTTTTACCAGAATTTACAAGTAGTATTTTAAATAATATTAAAACTTCAGTTTTTACTAATTTTTCTTGGTTTTTTATACTTAGTGTTAGTTTTTTTGTAGGATTTATGGTCTTATTAGCTTTATCTAAATTTGGAGATATAAAATTAGGTAAAGATGATGATGAGCCTAGTTTTAGTTTTTTTTCGTGGCTTTCTATGTTGTTTGCTACTGGAATGGGTGTTGGGCTTATGTATTTTGGTGTGGCTGAGCCTATAATCCATAAAAAATCATTAAATATAGATGATAAAGAAGCTTTAATTCATACTCTATTTCACTGGGGAATTCATCCTTGGGCTATTTATGGGGTTTGTGCTTTAGCTATGGCTTATTTTGGTTTTCGTTATAAAATGCCTTTAACTTTAAGAAGTGCTTTTTATCCTTTTTTAAAAGATAAAATTTATGGATTTTGGGGCAATGTTATTGATATTTTGGCATTAATTGTAACCGTTTTTGGAATTAGCACAACACTTGGATATTCTGCAAGTTCTTTAAATGCAGGACTTGTTAATATTGCTTGGCTTAGTGATATTTCATTTAGCGAACAAGCAATTATTATATTAATAGTTGTTAGTTTATCTACTATTTCAGCTATTAGTGGAGTTAATAAAGGGCTTAAAATATTAAGCGAGATTAATTTGCTTTTAGCATTTTTACTAATGATTTTTGTATTAGTTAGTGGTGATTTGGTTGAGCTATTATCTGATTTTAGTTCTAATTTAGGGCTGTATTTTTCAAATATAGTTGAGTTTAGTTTTAAAACCTATACATATAATAAAGATTATATTAGCTGGTTTAATTCTTGGACTATTTTTTATTGGGCTTGGTGGCTTAGTTGGGCGCCTTTTGTTGGCTTTTTTATAGCAAAGATTTCTCGTGGTAGAACTATTAGAGAATTTATATTTGGAGTTTTGATTGTTCCTACTTCTTTTAATGTTTTATGGTTTAGTGTATTTGGAAATTCTGCTTTAAAATATAATGAAATTTTAAGTAATTTTTCTCAAAGTTCTGAAAAATTATTATTTGAGTTTTTAAATCTTTTACCATTTTCACAAATTAGCACTATTTTAGCTCTAGTAGTTTTAGTTTTATTTTTTATAACTTCCGCTGATAGTGGGATATTTGTTTTAAATTCTTTAGCAAGTGGTGGTAAAGAAAAACCTTATAAATGGCAAAGTATTTTATGGGGCATTAGTTTAATTGCTATTGCAATATCTTTATCGTATTCTGGTGGTCTTGATACTATTTTAAGCGTTACTATGATAGTCGCACTTCCGTTTGCTTTAATGCTTGTAATTATGTGTGCATCACTACTTAAAGGCTTAATAGTTGATAGTAGATATTTTAATACAAGAGTTAGTAAGGCTAGTGTTTATTGGAGTGGGGATTTTTGGGAGCAAAGGCTTGATTTAATCTTAAAACAATCTCAAATAAAAGATATGCAAGAGTTTTTAAACGAGCTTGTAAAACCTGCTATGCAAAAGATTTGCAATAAATTAAGTGAGCGTGGATTAAAAGCACTAATAAAAGAAGAAAAAAATAAAATTAGTTTAGTGATTAAAAAAGACTTATCAAAAGATTTTATTTACGGGGTAAAAATAGAAAAACACGAAGTAAATAAAACCTTATTAGATGATGAGAATTTGCCTAATTTATCAAAGGAATTTGAATATAGACCTATAACATTTTTTGGCGATGATAGACTAGGTTATGATATAAAATATTTAAATGAAAAAGAAATAATAGTAGATATTTTAAAGCATTACGAAAGGTATTTAAATCTTTTAGATGATAGCTCAAATGAAATATTTACAATGGGTTATAGAAAATAA
- a CDS encoding MarR family winged helix-turn-helix transcriptional regulator, with translation MNIGIKICATARIIYQHLHKSFLDLDITPEQWIVLNALCKSPKISQKELSELTQKDQNTIKAIVDKLVLKDLVIRKTNQNDKRAFILSPTKKAKELALICTKIDNIMLDKILSVFKDENELDYFINKLDNIQKSIENERN, from the coding sequence ATGAATATAGGTATTAAAATCTGTGCGACTGCTAGGATTATTTATCAGCATTTACATAAATCATTTTTAGACTTAGACATTACACCTGAACAATGGATAGTCTTAAATGCTTTATGTAAAAGCCCAAAAATCTCACAAAAAGAGCTTTCAGAACTTACCCAAAAAGACCAAAACACAATAAAAGCAATAGTTGATAAGCTTGTTTTAAAAGACTTAGTTATTAGAAAAACTAATCAAAATGATAAAAGAGCCTTTATTTTAAGTCCTACAAAAAAAGCCAAAGAATTAGCACTAATTTGCACCAAAATAGACAATATTATGTTAGATAAAATTCTAAGTGTTTTTAAAGATGAAAATGAGCTTGATTATTTTATAAATAAGCTAGATAATATACAAAAGAGTATTGAAAATGAAAGAAATTAA
- the aldA gene encoding aldehyde dehydrogenase, whose protein sequence is MKSYQMYIDGEFVTEKREMAPVYNPATKEQVSEYPLGTRDDAKRALEAAKRAGKNWEALPAIERAAYLKKIAQLIRRDRVKLADILQEEQGKVRGLAEVEIDFAADYLDYMAGFARTYEGEIIQSDRANENIFLFRTAIGVTTGILPWNFPFFLIVRKLAPAFVTGNTIVIKPSSETPNNAFEFAKLAHEAGVPKGVFSLVSGKGSEVGDELSSNPLIGMVSVTGSVEAGVRVMQAAAKNVIKVNLELGGKAPAIVCKDANMDLVIPAIKASRICNNGQVCNCAERVYVHKSRYDEFINKMADEFSKITFGNTAKGNFDMGPLVNEAGVKNADAMLKRALEQGAKLEVGGKITDTSGYFYPATLLSNADHKSDIMQKEIFAPILPVTSFDTLDEAIDMANDCEYGLTSSIYTENLNTAMRACREIKFGETYINRENFEAMQGFHAGFRKSGIGGADGKHGLYEYLATHVVYLDYNTKFNG, encoded by the coding sequence ATGAAGAGTTATCAAATGTATATTGATGGTGAGTTTGTTACTGAAAAAAGAGAAATGGCACCTGTTTATAATCCTGCTACAAAAGAGCAAGTTAGTGAATATCCACTAGGCACAAGAGATGATGCTAAAAGAGCGCTTGAAGCTGCAAAAAGAGCGGGTAAAAACTGGGAAGCACTTCCAGCTATTGAGCGTGCGGCATATCTTAAAAAAATCGCACAATTAATTCGTAGAGATAGAGTAAAACTAGCTGATATTTTACAAGAAGAGCAAGGCAAGGTTAGAGGTTTAGCTGAAGTTGAGATTGATTTTGCGGCTGATTATTTAGATTATATGGCAGGATTTGCAAGAACTTATGAAGGCGAAATTATTCAAAGTGATAGGGCAAATGAAAATATATTTTTATTTAGAACTGCAATTGGTGTTACGACAGGAATTTTACCTTGGAATTTCCCGTTTTTCTTAATAGTTAGAAAACTTGCACCTGCGTTTGTAACAGGAAATACAATAGTAATTAAGCCAAGTAGCGAAACTCCAAACAACGCATTTGAATTTGCAAAATTAGCTCACGAAGCTGGAGTTCCTAAGGGAGTTTTCTCACTTGTTAGCGGAAAAGGAAGTGAGGTTGGAGATGAGCTAAGCTCAAACCCACTTATTGGAATGGTAAGTGTAACAGGTAGCGTAGAAGCTGGAGTTAGAGTTATGCAAGCAGCTGCAAAAAATGTTATAAAAGTAAATCTTGAGCTTGGTGGAAAAGCACCTGCAATAGTATGTAAAGATGCAAATATGGATTTAGTAATTCCTGCAATTAAAGCAAGTAGAATTTGTAATAACGGGCAAGTTTGCAATTGTGCTGAGCGTGTTTATGTGCATAAATCAAGATATGATGAGTTTATTAATAAAATGGCTGATGAGTTTAGCAAAATTACATTCGGAAATACTGCAAAAGGTAATTTTGATATGGGGCCACTTGTAAATGAAGCTGGTGTTAAAAATGCTGATGCAATGCTAAAACGCGCACTTGAGCAAGGTGCAAAATTAGAAGTTGGTGGCAAGATAACTGATACTAGTGGATATTTCTACCCAGCTACACTACTTAGCAATGCAGACCATAAGAGTGATATTATGCAAAAAGAAATCTTTGCACCAATTTTACCAGTTACAAGTTTTGATACACTAGATGAAGCAATTGATATGGCAAATGATTGTGAATATGGGCTTACAAGTAGTATTTATACAGAAAATCTAAACACAGCTATGAGAGCTTGCCGTGAGATTAAATTTGGCGAAACTTATATCAATCGTGAGAATTTTGAAGCTATGCAAGGCTTTCACGCAGGATTTAGAAAGAGTGGCATAGGTGGTGCTGATGGTAAGCACGGACTTTATGAATACCTTGCAACTCATGTTGTTTATCTTGATTACAATACTAAATTCAACGGCTAA
- a CDS encoding branched-chain amino acid ABC transporter permease codes for MSSTLLIQQIFNGFSLGSMYALIAIGYTMVYGVLRLINFAHGDIMMIGSYACLFALNFFAFPFIPAFGFAILICIALGISIDKIAYKPLRNSPRISLLITAIGVSFFLENLINVLFTSTPQPFNAPSILINPINLFDIRMSLLDLIIPTLTIIILIAVLLILYKSKYGIAIRALAFDISTVALMGIDANKIIAFVFALGSMLACIGGIFWACKYPQIDPNMGVLIGLKAFGAAVLGGIGSVGGAVLGGLIIGFCEVLIVAFVPDLAGFKDGFAFIFLVFVLLFKPTGIMGQDYERSRF; via the coding sequence ATGAGTTCGACGCTACTTATTCAACAGATTTTCAATGGCTTTTCACTAGGCTCAATGTATGCACTAATTGCTATTGGATATACTATGGTTTATGGAGTTTTAAGGCTTATCAATTTTGCTCACGGCGATATTATGATGATAGGCTCGTATGCTTGTTTATTTGCACTTAATTTTTTTGCTTTTCCGTTTATACCTGCTTTTGGTTTTGCTATATTAATTTGTATTGCACTTGGAATTAGCATTGATAAGATTGCTTATAAGCCACTTAGAAATTCTCCTAGAATTTCACTATTAATCACTGCTATTGGAGTTTCGTTTTTCTTAGAAAATCTAATAAATGTATTATTTACAAGTACACCACAACCATTTAATGCACCGAGTATTTTGATAAATCCTATTAATTTATTTGATATTAGAATGTCTTTGCTTGATTTGATAATTCCAACTTTAACTATTATTATTTTAATAGCTGTTTTATTGATTTTGTATAAAAGCAAATATGGAATTGCTATTCGTGCACTTGCTTTTGATATTTCAACCGTTGCTTTAATGGGAATTGATGCTAATAAAATTATAGCTTTTGTATTTGCACTAGGCTCAATGTTAGCTTGTATTGGCGGGATTTTTTGGGCGTGTAAATATCCACAAATTGACCCTAATATGGGAGTTTTAATAGGGCTTAAGGCTTTTGGAGCTGCTGTTTTAGGTGGTATTGGTAGCGTTGGCGGAGCTGTTCTTGGTGGGCTTATAATTGGATTTTGCGAAGTTTTAATAGTAGCTTTTGTGCCTGATTTAGCAGGGTTTAAAGATGGTTTTGCATTTATATTTTTAGTATTTGTTTTATTGTTTAAACCAACAGGAATTATGGGACAAGATTATGAAAGGAGTAGATTTTAA
- a CDS encoding dipeptide/oligopeptide/nickel ABC transporter ATP-binding protein: MLKVENISYSYKNSNLFSDKYTQVLNGVSFNLDENNSLGILGISGSGKSTLAKIIANIYKANSGNVFLNNVKIQDNKEYKKLIQIVFQDSRASFNPDFSVYEALIEPLENLTNFSKSEIKKRALECLELLELNQDLLDKKCSMLSGGQLQRLSIARAISIKPKILILDEATSSLDVLIQAKILKTLKNLQKDLSYIVITHDLRIIKLFCDEVLVLDKGKVIESKKVCKDLEFESLMAKELSNSILKPFPKDFYK; encoded by the coding sequence ATGCTTAAGGTAGAAAATATCTCATATTCATATAAAAACTCAAATTTATTTAGCGATAAATATACTCAAGTTTTAAATGGAGTTAGCTTTAATTTAGATGAGAATAATTCTTTAGGTATTTTAGGAATTAGTGGAAGTGGCAAAAGCACTTTAGCAAAAATCATTGCTAATATTTACAAAGCAAATTCTGGAAATGTATTTTTAAACAATGTAAAAATACAAGATAATAAAGAGTATAAAAAATTAATTCAAATAGTATTTCAAGATTCAAGAGCATCTTTTAACCCTGATTTTAGCGTTTATGAAGCCTTGATTGAACCTTTAGAAAATCTTACTAATTTTAGTAAAAGCGAGATTAAAAAAAGAGCTTTAGAATGCTTAGAATTATTAGAATTAAATCAAGACTTATTAGATAAAAAATGCTCAATGCTAAGTGGGGGACAATTACAAAGGCTAAGCATAGCAAGAGCTATTTCAATTAAGCCAAAAATACTTATTTTAGATGAAGCTACAAGTTCATTAGATGTATTAATTCAAGCAAAGATTTTAAAGACTTTAAAAAATCTTCAAAAGGATTTAAGCTATATCGTAATAACTCATGATTTAAGGATTATAAAATTATTTTGTGATGAAGTTTTAGTCCTTGATAAAGGCAAGGTAATTGAGAGCAAAAAAGTATGCAAGGATTTAGAATTTGAAAGCTTAATGGCTAAAGAATTAAGCAATAGTATATTAAAGCCTTTTCCTAAGGATTTTTATAAATAA
- the nikC gene encoding nickel ABC transporter permease subunit NikC codes for MSKKIYEYFVYFLCAFIILLALFGKYYAPYSANEINLANKFASNSLLHIFGTDHLGRDIFSRILEGAYISILATFSTIIIIIVLGVSVGFIAGFSNNKIDNFLMRICDIFLCFPTIVLALFFVGILGTGLLNIIIAIALTHWAWYARIIRSIVLKLKNTEYVLISKTCGASNFKIFKKHFAKPICMQLLVLSTLDLGHIMLHISGLSLLGLGVKAPQAEWGIMIAETKDYILTHYELILYPGIAMLIVIIAFNLLGDILRDKFENLIQVESHG; via the coding sequence ATGAGTAAGAAAATTTATGAATATTTCGTGTATTTTTTATGTGCTTTTATAATCTTACTTGCTTTATTTGGTAAATATTATGCACCTTATAGTGCAAATGAGATTAATTTAGCGAATAAATTTGCTAGTAATTCATTATTGCATATTTTTGGGACTGATCATTTAGGGCGAGATATTTTCTCAAGGATTTTAGAAGGTGCTTATATTTCAATTCTAGCTACCTTTTCAACCATTATTATAATAATAGTTTTAGGCGTTAGTGTAGGTTTTATAGCTGGATTTTCAAATAATAAAATTGATAATTTTTTAATGAGAATTTGTGATATATTTTTATGCTTTCCTACTATTGTTTTGGCTTTATTTTTCGTAGGGATTTTAGGAACTGGTTTATTAAATATAATTATAGCCATTGCTTTAACTCACTGGGCTTGGTATGCAAGGATTATTAGAAGCATTGTTTTAAAGTTAAAAAATACTGAATATGTATTAATTAGCAAAACTTGTGGAGCTAGTAATTTTAAGATTTTTAAAAAGCATTTTGCAAAGCCTATTTGTATGCAGCTACTGGTATTAAGCACACTTGATTTGGGGCATATAATGCTGCATATTTCAGGTCTTAGTTTGCTTGGGCTTGGGGTAAAAGCACCACAGGCTGAATGGGGGATAATGATAGCTGAAACAAAAGATTATATTTTAACTCATTATGAGCTTATTTTATATCCTGGAATTGCTATGTTAATTGTAATTATTGCTTTTAATTTATTAGGCGATATTTTAAGAGATAAATTTGAAAATTTAATACAAGTTGAAAGTCATGGATAA
- a CDS encoding ABC transporter ATP-binding protein yields the protein MDKIIVKNLNIFYKDTALVNNVSMNIQSGKITALLGLSGSGKSLIATAIMGYVANNLKLSGSICLDDNSKQNIACIMQNPRTAFNPLFSIKNCFYETLKARNLKIDNEYIKEILNKVKLNESVLNLYPHECSGGMLQRIMIALALVSRAKFIIADEPTSDLDLISQAAVLDILEEISSKIGILLITHDFGVVARLADYVYVMDNARIVEEATCIDIFKNPQANITKELINSHLSLYGVSNA from the coding sequence ATGGATAAAATAATAGTAAAAAATTTAAATATATTTTATAAAGATACAGCCTTAGTAAATAATGTTAGTATGAATATACAAAGTGGAAAAATCACGGCTTTATTAGGGCTTAGTGGAAGTGGAAAAAGCCTAATAGCAACAGCTATTATGGGATATGTAGCAAATAATTTAAAGCTTAGCGGGAGTATTTGTTTAGATGATAATTCAAAGCAAAATATTGCTTGTATTATGCAAAATCCAAGAACAGCTTTTAATCCTTTATTTAGTATCAAAAACTGCTTTTATGAGACTTTAAAGGCAAGGAATTTAAAAATTGATAATGAATATATAAAAGAGATTTTAAATAAAGTTAAATTGAACGAAAGCGTTTTAAATCTTTATCCACACGAATGCAGTGGCGGAATGCTTCAAAGAATTATGATAGCTTTAGCCTTAGTATCTCGTGCAAAATTTATAATAGCTGATGAGCCTACGAGTGATTTGGATTTGATTTCTCAAGCTGCAGTTTTAGATATATTAGAAGAAATATCAAGCAAAATAGGGATATTGTTAATAACTCATGATTTTGGAGTGGTTGCAAGACTTGCTGATTATGTTTATGTTATGGATAATGCAAGGATTGTTGAAGAAGCAACTTGTATTGATATATTTAAAAACCCACAAGCAAATATAACAAAAGAATTAATTAATTCACATTTATCATTATATGGAGTTAGCAATGCTTAA
- a CDS encoding ABC transporter permease subunit: MKKFILKRTLYAIICLFLASIFIFLLIRLNGTDAVMNYLQVSGIAPTNEAIEHTRIMLGLNEPIITQYIVWIKNALQLDFGTSYFTNRKIAPDLFEYLGNTLKLTSFALLITFVISIPFGVFSAIYKNHFFDYFVRIFSFLGVSTPSFWLGLLFILFFSVELNLLPPFGIGGINHLIMPALAISFMSIAINARFIRINFLQACNERFIAYAKMRGVGKYKIYSKHILFNSLLPLITAFGMHIAELFGGALVIENIFAYPGVGRYAVSAIYYSDYPVIQAFSMMMCFVFILINLITDILYAIIDPRIRYE, from the coding sequence ATGAAAAAATTCATATTAAAAAGAACTTTATATGCCATTATTTGCTTGTTTTTAGCATCAATTTTTATTTTTTTATTAATTAGGCTGAATGGAACTGATGCAGTTATGAATTATTTGCAAGTTAGTGGGATAGCACCGACTAATGAAGCGATAGAGCATACAAGAATTATGTTAGGCTTAAATGAGCCAATAATTACTCAATATATAGTTTGGATAAAAAACGCCTTGCAATTAGATTTTGGGACATCATATTTTACTAATCGTAAAATCGCACCTGATTTGTTTGAATACTTAGGAAATACTTTAAAGCTAACATCATTTGCCTTGCTTATAACGTTTGTAATCTCTATTCCTTTTGGGGTGTTTTCTGCAATTTATAAAAATCATTTTTTTGATTATTTTGTAAGGATTTTTTCATTTTTAGGTGTTAGCACTCCTAGTTTTTGGCTTGGTTTATTATTTATTTTATTTTTTTCTGTTGAGCTTAATTTATTGCCTCCTTTTGGCATAGGTGGGATTAATCATTTAATAATGCCTGCATTAGCAATATCTTTTATGTCAATTGCAATTAATGCTAGATTTATTAGGATTAATTTTTTACAAGCTTGTAATGAAAGATTTATAGCTTATGCAAAAATGCGTGGCGTAGGAAAGTATAAGATATATTCAAAACATATTTTATTTAATTCTTTACTACCTTTAATAACTGCTTTTGGTATGCATATAGCTGAACTTTTTGGTGGGGCTTTGGTGATTGAAAATATTTTTGCTTATCCTGGAGTTGGTCGTTATGCTGTAAGTGCTATTTATTATAGTGATTATCCTGTAATTCAAGCTTTTAGTATGATGATGTGTTTTGTGTTTATTTTAATTAATTTAATCACTGATATTTTATATGCGATAATTGACCCAAGGATTAGATATGAGTAA